Proteins encoded in a region of the Solanum dulcamara chromosome 9, daSolDulc1.2, whole genome shotgun sequence genome:
- the LOC129903018 gene encoding lysine histidine transporter-like 8, with translation MERELVVEEMKNISTSNSLTQSPHDSNRTPKSPFSTKILTSPLASPMKKALTYMEEIGHLTKLHDPDQDDWLPITESRSGNVYYAAFHTLSSGIGVQALLLPLAFITLGWILGIISLSLVFMWQLYTLWLLIQLHESAPGMRYSRYLRLSIAAFGEKLGKILALFPTMYLSGGTCVTLIMIGGSTMKIFFQTVCASNRHITTLSTIEWYIVFTVSAIVLAQLPNLNSIAGISFIGSISAVTYCTLTWVISVIKERPQGVSFEPVENKSDVARICSILNALGMIAFAFRGHNLVLEIQGTMPSSLKNPSHVPMWKGVKFSYSIIALCLFPLAIGGYWAYGNLMPNGGILTALDKYHGEDTSKAILGITGLLVVVHCLTSFQIYAMPVFDNWESRYTSNKKKPCPWWLRTGLRVFFGCLAFFISVALPFLPSLAGLIGGIALPVTLAYPCLMWIMIKKPKRYSPSWFVNWSLGLLSLVLSVLLVFGAIWTIATQGMEVHFFKTQ, from the exons ATGGAAAGGGAATTAGTAGTAgaagaaatgaaaaatattagTACTTCAAATTCTTTAACACAATCTCCTCATGATTCTAATAGAACACCAAAAAGTCCATTTTCTACAAAAATATTAACGAGTCCTTTAGCAAGTCCAATGAAGAAAGCTTTAACATATATGGAAGAAATTGGTCATCTCACAAAGCTTCATGATCCTGATCAAGATGATTGGCTTCCAATTACTGAATCAAGAAGTGGGAATGTATATTATGCTGCATTTCATACACTTTCTTCTGGGATTGGTGTCCAAGCTCTACTTCTTCCTCTTGCTTTTATTACACTTGGATG GATATTGGGGATAATAAGTCTATCACTAGTATTTATGTGGCAATTATACACACTTTGGTTACTCATCCAACTTCATGAATCTGCCCCTGGCATGCGCTATAGCCGCTATCTTCGTCTCTCAATAGCTGCCTTTG GTGAAAAACTGGGGAAGATTTTGGCCCTATTTCCAACAATGTACCTATCAGGTGGTACTTGTGTTACACTTATTATGATTGGAGGAAGCACTATGAAGATTTTCTTCCAAACTGTTTGTGCTTCTAATAGACATATTACCACTCTAAGTACCATAGAGTGGTACATTGTGTTCACTGTTTCAGCCATAGTTCTTGCTCAGCTCCCTAATTTGAATTCCATTGCTGGAATTTCTTTCATTGGTTCGATCTCCGCTGTGACCTATTGTACCTTGACATGGGTTATTTCTGTCATCAAAGAAAGGCCACAAGGTGTTTCATTTGAACCTGTTGAGAATAAATCTGATGTTGCAAGAATTTGTAGCATCTTGAATGCTCTTGGAATGATAGCTTTTGCATTCAGGGGCCATAATCTTGTTCTTGAGATTCAG GGTACAATGCCTTCTAGCTTAAAGAATCCATCTCATGTGCCAATGTGGAAAGGAGTCAAGTTCTCATATTCTATCATTGCTTTGTGTTTGTTTCCACTGGCAATTGGAGGTTACTGGGCCTATGGAAACCTG ATGCCAAATGGAGGGATATTGACTGCATTGGACAAGTACCATGGTGAAGACACTTCAAAAGCAATTCTAGGGATAACAGGTTTACTAGTGGTAGTCCATTGCCTTACCTCATTCCAAATCTATGCAATGCCAGTTTTTGACAATTGGGAGTCTAGGTACACCAGCAACAAGAAGAAACCATGTCCATGGTGGCTTAGAACAGGATTGAGGGTATTCTTTGGATGCCTAGCATTTTTCATATCAGTGGCACTCCCCTTTTTGCCAAGTTTGGCGGGGCTCATTGGTGGCATTGCGCTGCCTGTTACCTTGGCATATCCTTGTCTAATGTGGATAATGATCAAGAAACCTAAGAGATATAGTCCAAGTTGGTTTGTTAACTGGTCACTTGGACTTTTGAGCTTGGTTCTAAGTGTTCTTTTGGTATTTGGTGCAATATGGACAATAGCAACTCAAGGTATGGAAGTCCATTTTTTCAAGACTCAGTGA
- the LOC129903019 gene encoding uncharacterized protein LOC129903019 → MITRSNLAEQLREYQIRSKHDWASVSFFSSTSNLTSTSTRADVVMFVICELVILALLVFSVVSLYFTHLKLAFILVSVSLLLLVCVTIAKQVTEARKKKRRMLLPLSM, encoded by the exons ATGATAACGCGATCGAATTTGGCTGAGCAGCTGAGAGAGTATCAGATTCGATCAAAGCACGATTGGGCTTCCGTCTCTTTTTTCTCCTCCACCTCTAATCTCACATCTACATCTACAAG GGCGGATGTCGTCATGTTTGTAATATGTGAACTGGTTATTTTGGCACTCCTGGTTTTCTCTGTAGTTTCATTGTACTTCACGCATCTAAAGCTTGCATTTATCCTAGTAAGTGTTAGCTTGCTATTGCTTGTATGTGTGACAATTGCAAAGCAAGTTACAGAAGCCAGGAAGAAGAAGCGAAGAATGCTTCTTCCATTGTCAATGTAG
- the LOC129902264 gene encoding phosphoprotein ECPP44: MADQYEHNKPSVEEPVGANVESTDRGLFDFIGKKKEEKPTHAHEEQAISSEFGEKVKVSEEEHKEKEKKEEKKLHRSSSSSSSSSDEEEVIGEDGQKIKKKKTKGLKEKIKEKIPGGHKEAEKTEDTSVPVEKYEETEEKKGFLDKIKEKMPGGGQKKTEEVAAVPPPPPPVVAEHEIEGKEKKGFLEKIKEKLPGYHSKTEEEKEKEKEKEAASY; this comes from the exons atggCTGATCAGTACGAACACAACAAGCCATCAGTTGAAGAGCCTGTTGGTGCCAATGTGGAGTCTACAGATCGTGGTTTGTTTGATTTTAttggaaaaaagaaagaggaaaagcCAACTCATGCTCATGAAGAACAAGCAATTTCATCTGAGTTTGGTGAGAAAGTTAAAGTAAGTGAAGAGGAACACAaggagaaggaaaagaaagaagagaagaaactacaTCGATCAAGTAGCAGCTCTAGCAGCTCG AGTGATGAGGAGGAAGTAATAGGAGAGGATGGACAGAAgatcaagaagaagaaaacgaAGGGCTTGAAAGAGAAGATCAAGGAAAAAATACCTGGTGGTCACAAGGAAGCAGAGAAAACAGAGGACACGTCAGTTCCAGTGGAGAAATACGAGGAAACAGAAGAGAAAAAAGGATTTCTAGACAAAATTAAAGAGAAGATGCCAGGTGGAGGACAGAAGAAGACAGAGGAAGTGGCGGCGGTGCCGCCACCACCACCACCGGTTGTGGCGGAGCATGAGATTGAGGGTAAGGAGAAGAAGGGATTTTTGGAAAAGATTAAGGAGAAATTACCAGGATACCACTCAAAGACTGAAGAGGAAAAggagaaggaaaaagaaaaagaagcagCATCTtactaa